Proteins encoded together in one Chelonoidis abingdonii isolate Lonesome George chromosome 1, CheloAbing_2.0, whole genome shotgun sequence window:
- the TAGLN3 gene encoding transgelin-3, producing MANRGPSYGLSREVQEKIEQKYDLELENKLVDWIIVQSGEKIEHPPPGRQNFQKWLMDGTLLCKLINSLHPKGKEPIPKISESKMAFKQMEQISQFLKAAEIYGVRTTDIFQTVDLWEGKDMAAVQRTLMSLGSLAVTKDDGCYRGDPSWFHRKAQQNRRGFSEEQLRRGQSVIGLQMGSNKGASQSGMTGYGMPRQIM from the exons ATGGCTAACAGAGGACCGAGCTACGGTTTAAGCCGAGAAGTGCAGGAAAAGATTGAACAGAAATATGACCTGGAATTAGAGAACAAGCTAGTGGACTGGATTATTGTACAGAGTGGTGAAAAGATAGAGCATCCACCTCCTGGaaggcaaaattttcagaaatggctaATGGATGGAACA CTGTTGTGCAAGTTAATAAACAGTTTACATCCAAAGGGAAAAGAACCCATTCCAAAGATCTCTGAATCAAAAATGGCTTTCAAGCAGATGGAACAAATTTCTCAGTTCTTAAAAGCTGCTGAAATCTATGGAGTAAGAACAACAGATATTTTCCAGACAGTGGATTTATGGGAag GGAAGGACATGGCTGCCGTGCAGAGAACCCTAATGTCGTTAGGCAGCTTGGCTGTGACCAAGGACGATGGATGTTACAGAGGGGATCCCTCCTGGTTTCACAG GAAAGCACAGCAGAATCGGCGAGGGTTTTCGGAAGAGCAGCTTCGTCGGGGACAGAGTGTCATAGGCCTTCAGATGGGTAGCAACAAAGGCGCATCACAGTCCGGCATGACAGGCTATGGGATGCCGAGGCAGATTATGTAA